The Petrotoga olearia DSM 13574 genome contains the following window.
TACGCACTTGTTTTACCTCTTTATCAACCTCAAGGGTTGAGGGTTCATCGCTCTTGGTTAAAAGGATGGATAGATAATCCAATTTGGCCTGGTGATTATTATTATGACTACACTAAAGTAGAGTAGTAATTCTGTTAAGATATTGTAAAAAGAAAGTTCTTTGTAGTAGAATGTAGAGAGAGGGGACATCCCCTCTCTTTTTAAGTGATTACTTATTAAGTATATTTAATCGAGCGGAGGTGTTTTCTTTTGACAACATACATTATCAGAAGGTTGTTATTACTACCTTTGATTATGTTGGGTGTGACGTTAATAGTTTTTTCTATGCAGCAATTACTCGGACCTTTGAAACTTTTATCTACTTATGTTGATCCAAATACTTATGCTAAATTATCCGATCAGGATAAAATCATTTTAATGGAGCAGTATGGTTTGACTGATCCCTTGCCAGTTAGATATGGCAAATGGATAGGGAATTTGCTCAAAGGTGATCTTGGATGGTCTGTAGTAGGGAAAGAACCAGTTCTTGACGCTTTATTACATAGATTTCCTTATACAGTAGAATTAGCACTTTATGCTCTTTTCCCTATAATAGGAGTTGGTATTTGGTTCGGGGTTACCGCTGCAGTTCATCATAATTCATTCATAGATCAAACTATTAGAATATTCGCTTTAATTGGTTGGTCCTTACCAGATTTTGTCTGGGCAATCTTAGTCTTATTGATATTTTATATTGGCTTGGGATGGTTTCCACCGGGTAACCTGAGCTTATGGGCAGATGAAGTAGTAAAAAGCGCCGCTTTTAATAACTACACGAATCTTTTGACTATAGATGCATTACTCAATGGAAGGATCGATGTATTTTGGGATGCTTTAAGACATATTTTAGGACCCATTATTGCTATATCTTGGTTATGGTGGGCTAATCTATTGAGGATCACCCGATCTTCGATGTTGGAAGTCCTTAGAAAAGATTACATAAGAACAGCAAGATCAAAAGGGTTGCCAGAAAAAATAGTTATAAACAAACATGCCAGAAGAAATGCTCTAATCCCTGTTGTAACAACCGCAGGTCAAATGGTTATTGGTTTGTTGGCTGGAGTTGTTATAGTAGAGATGGTCTTTGTTAGAACGGGTTTAGGATCCTTTGCTGCAACAGCTGCTCAAACACTTGATTATGCTTCTATAATGGGTGTTTTATTATTTACTTCTTTTATTCTTATTGTAGGAAATCTTATAATCGATGTATCTTACGCTTTTATCGATCCAAGAATCAGGTTAGGGTGAGGTGAAAATTGTGAATGAAGAAACAAAAAGGGCTTTGAAACGTTTTTTTACTAATCCTTCTGCTATCATTGGTTTTTCTATATTAGTATTTTTCATAATTATAGCTATATTTGCACCAGTAATAGCACCTCCTCATTTACCAAGCGAAAGAAACTTGAAAAGAGCCCTTGAATTAATAAATGCTGATCCAACAGAAAATAAAGATTCTATTATTCAAGAGTTTCAAAACTATTGGGAAGATACATATTTTTTTGCTGAAATGGATTATCAAGATATGACAAATTTGATGGAAAGCGTTAAAAAGTTTGAAGATGGGGAAATTGAAAAAGAAGTGTTAAAATCTGAAATTAAAGGATTAGTTGATATGTATGTTCTAAGTATGTCATACTACGATGATTTTGATGAAGATACTAACGGTGTAATCAGAAGATTGAGGAAAGAATATGAAAATGTAGTAGAAAGGTATGAAAGGTCTATAGAACTTTCTGAAATGATCAACGGTTTGCAATCACTCGAAGGGCAAAATTTAAAAAATGAATCCTTAAAAGTTTATGAAACATTAAACAAAGATTTTCTCAACTCAATTGAATTCGATCCCTTCTTGATTCCCAACGTGGTTTCAACATTAGAACCTATACCACCATCTCCCGAACATCCTTTTGGGGTAGTAAATCAAAAGGATATCTTTTATGGTGTTGTATGGGGAAGTAGAACCGCTTTTCAGATAGGCTTGGTAGTTGTTTTAATATCAACCGCTGTCGGACTTTTTATAGGTTCTGTGGCTGCCTATTTTGGGGGTTGGCTCGAAGAAGTTTTAATGAGAATCACGGATATCTTTATGTCAATACCTTTTATGCTTGCCGCTATGGTTTTAACAACTATTTTAGGGCTTGGAGTTAGAAATATGATGATTGCTTTGATAGTTTTTGGTTGGATGGTAACAGCAAGATTGATCAGAGGGAACATACTCCAAGCCAAAAACGAACAGTACGTTATGGCTGCAAAAGCCCTTGGGGTAAGGGATGCGGCAATTATAGTCAAACATATCTTACCAAATACGATATTTCCAGTTTTGATAAACGCTACAATGAGGATCGGATCGATGGTTATCACTGCAGCAGCTTTGAGTTTCTTGGGCTTAGGTGCTCCACAAGGATACGCTGATTGGGGATCAATATTATCGTATTCAAGAGACTGGATCATTGGAGGTACAAGCCCAGGCCAGTACTGGTTCACAATCTTATATCCTGGTGTAGCTATGATTCTTTTTGTCATGGGTTGGAATTTACTGGGGGATGCCTTAAGAGACGTTTTCGATCCAAGAATGAGACGATAAAGTGAGAGGAGGAAGCTTTTTGAAAGATAACAATAGCGAACCTATACTTCGTGTTGATAATTTGCATGTTCACTTTAAGACAGAGGACGGTATAATAAAGGCAGTCAATGGTGCCAGTTTTGAGCTTTATCCGGGTGAAACCTTGGCGATAGTTGGAGAATCTGGTTCAGGTAAAACTGTTACCGCATTGAGTACCATTAGGCTACTAGACGAAAACGGATGGATCGCTGAAGGGGAAATACAGTACAAAGATATGGATGTTCTGTCTTTATCGTACAATCATCTCAGAAAGATACGAGGTAAAGAGATCTCCATGATCTTCCAAGAACCTATGACCGCTTTAAACCCAGTTTATACTATTGGGGAGCAAATCATGGAATCTCTTGAATTACATCTTAATATGAGCGAAAAAGAAGGCAAAAAAAGAGCGATCGATTTATTAAAAAAAGTCGGTATTCCTGAACCAGAAAGGCGAATCGACCAATATCCTCATGAATTGTCCGGGGGAATGAGACAGAGAGCCATGATCGCTATGGCTTTAGCTTGCAACCCTTCCATCCTTATAGCAGATGAGCCAACTACTGCACTGGATGTTACCATTCAAGCACAGATATTGGAACTCATGAAGGATTTACAAAATGAGTTTAAGATGGCAATAATCTTTATTACACATGATCTTGGAGTAATTGCCGAGATGGCTGATAGGGCGTTAGTTATGTATGGGGGAGAAGTGGTTGAAAGTGGTGAAATTAAAACAATCTTTAAAAGGCCACGTCATCCATATACATGGGGGTTGATGAATTCTATCCCCAGAATAGATAAAGACGAAGAAAGATTACTTTCAATTCCTGGAGTTGTCCCAAACCCCTTGAACTTTCCAAAGGGTTGTAAATTTTCAAATAGGTGTTTCTTTGCTGACCAAAAATGTGTAGATGAAGATCCAAACTTGGAAGAAATAGAAGATCGCCATTTTTCCCGTTGTTGGCACATAGACAAATTATTAGAAAATATGAACAAAGTTAAAGAAGGTGAAGTATAGTGCCAAATAGTGACAAAGTAATTCTAAAAGTTGAAAATTTAAAAAAATATTTTCCAGTTAGAGCAGGTGTATTCAAAAGGACTGTTGCTAACGTATTAGCTGTAGACGATATTAGCTTTGAAATAAAAGAAGGAGAAACTTTGGGGCTTGTTGGAGAATCTGGTTGTGGTAAAAGTACAACGGGAATGACCATCCTAAGATTATACGAACCAACATATGGACGAATTATAATGGAAGAACAAGACACTACACCTTGGTTTATGAAAAATACCACCATTAATAAGTATGTTAAAAAGATTTATGCAGACAGATTCGAGAAAATGAAAAAAGAATTAGGTTCGGAAGAAGAAGTTATTAAGAATTTGGATAATGAAATAGATAAAAAATACGCACAATTATATTTTCAAAATGGAGTAAGAGAAATAAAGAAAGATTTATCGGCTAATTTAAACGAAAAGAGAAGATACTTTAGAAAGAATGCCCAAGTCATCTTTCAAGACCCATATTCTTCGTTAAATCCAAGAATGAGAGTACTGGATATCATAGGCGAGGGTATGAAAGTGAATAAAATGGGTACATCTTCTGAAATAAGGGATAAAGTTGCCAATTTAATGGAAACAGTAGGGTTATCCAAAGATTATGTATATAGATATCCACACCAATTTTCTGGTGGGCAAAGACAAAGAATAGGGATAGCACGTGCTTTAGCATTGGACCCAAAATTAATCATTTCTGATGAAGCTGTTTCCGCTTTAGATGTTTCCATTCAATCTCAGATCATAAATTTAATGGTTGACTTGAAAAACGATTATGGCTTAACCTATGTTTTTATAGCTCATGATTTGGCCGTTGTGAAACACATAAGCGATAGAATAGCGGTTATGTATCTCGGAAAGATAGCTGAATTAACCTCGAAGAAAGATCTTTTTGATGAGCCGTTGCATCCTTATACGGTTTCCTTGATGTCTGCTATTCCCATTCCAGATCCGGAAGTTAAAAAGAAAAGAGTGGTTTTACAAGGTGATGTACCCAGCCCTCTTAATCCCCCTTCAGGTTGTAGGTTTCATCCTCGTTGCCCGATTGCCAAGGATATTTGTAGCAAAGAAGAACCATCCCTAAATGAAATTAAACCAGGTCATTATGTATCATGCCATTTCCCTGGTCAGTTTAAAATTTAAAAGCTTGGGTTTTTACCCAAGCTTTTTAAAACCTTAAATTTCCCCTTTTTTGTTCAATTGTAGATCTAATTTTTTCTCCAACTTTTGTAATATGACGGGGAGATATCTGTCTTTTAATTTTTTACTGTCATACTGATGAATTAAAAAATAAGTAATTCCCATCCCTAAAATACCAGCAAAAAAAGAGATGATATCAGAAAAATTCAACGTATAAAGTATGGAAACTATAGACAAGAAAACGATTAAAGGAATTCCATACGCTAGAAATGAAAGTTTCACTACTGGAACTTCAGGCATTTCTACAATTACTTTATCTCCTTTTTTTACATCGACTTTTTCTGCTTTTTTAGCTTTTAACTTCAACTCGTTTGAACCACCTAATAGCGTACAACCACCTTTCATTGCACAGCTTTCGCATTCTTGTGTCCTTGTGGTTCTCAAATATACGTAATTATCATCTTTATCGATAACATCCATTACTTCTCTCATCGTTTAATACCTCCAATCCTTGATGACATATGTCAAAAACAGTTACCGTGTAGCTTTGGTCAAAGTGAGAAAGAAATTGGACGATCTCATTTTCAATATATTTATAATCTCTATCTAAAATTGCCA
Protein-coding sequences here:
- a CDS encoding ABC transporter permease; amino-acid sequence: MTTYIIRRLLLLPLIMLGVTLIVFSMQQLLGPLKLLSTYVDPNTYAKLSDQDKIILMEQYGLTDPLPVRYGKWIGNLLKGDLGWSVVGKEPVLDALLHRFPYTVELALYALFPIIGVGIWFGVTAAVHHNSFIDQTIRIFALIGWSLPDFVWAILVLLIFYIGLGWFPPGNLSLWADEVVKSAAFNNYTNLLTIDALLNGRIDVFWDALRHILGPIIAISWLWWANLLRITRSSMLEVLRKDYIRTARSKGLPEKIVINKHARRNALIPVVTTAGQMVIGLLAGVVIVEMVFVRTGLGSFAATAAQTLDYASIMGVLLFTSFILIVGNLIIDVSYAFIDPRIRLG
- a CDS encoding ABC transporter ATP-binding protein, with translation MKDNNSEPILRVDNLHVHFKTEDGIIKAVNGASFELYPGETLAIVGESGSGKTVTALSTIRLLDENGWIAEGEIQYKDMDVLSLSYNHLRKIRGKEISMIFQEPMTALNPVYTIGEQIMESLELHLNMSEKEGKKRAIDLLKKVGIPEPERRIDQYPHELSGGMRQRAMIAMALACNPSILIADEPTTALDVTIQAQILELMKDLQNEFKMAIIFITHDLGVIAEMADRALVMYGGEVVESGEIKTIFKRPRHPYTWGLMNSIPRIDKDEERLLSIPGVVPNPLNFPKGCKFSNRCFFADQKCVDEDPNLEEIEDRHFSRCWHIDKLLENMNKVKEGEV
- a CDS encoding ABC transporter ATP-binding protein, with protein sequence MPNSDKVILKVENLKKYFPVRAGVFKRTVANVLAVDDISFEIKEGETLGLVGESGCGKSTTGMTILRLYEPTYGRIIMEEQDTTPWFMKNTTINKYVKKIYADRFEKMKKELGSEEEVIKNLDNEIDKKYAQLYFQNGVREIKKDLSANLNEKRRYFRKNAQVIFQDPYSSLNPRMRVLDIIGEGMKVNKMGTSSEIRDKVANLMETVGLSKDYVYRYPHQFSGGQRQRIGIARALALDPKLIISDEAVSALDVSIQSQIINLMVDLKNDYGLTYVFIAHDLAVVKHISDRIAVMYLGKIAELTSKKDLFDEPLHPYTVSLMSAIPIPDPEVKKKRVVLQGDVPSPLNPPSGCRFHPRCPIAKDICSKEEPSLNEIKPGHYVSCHFPGQFKI
- a CDS encoding SoxR reducing system RseC family protein, whose product is MREVMDVIDKDDNYVYLRTTRTQECESCAMKGGCTLLGGSNELKLKAKKAEKVDVKKGDKVIVEMPEVPVVKLSFLAYGIPLIVFLSIVSILYTLNFSDIISFFAGILGMGITYFLIHQYDSKKLKDRYLPVILQKLEKKLDLQLNKKGEI